A stretch of the Triplophysa dalaica isolate WHDGS20190420 chromosome 19, ASM1584641v1, whole genome shotgun sequence genome encodes the following:
- the nsmfa gene encoding NMDA receptor synaptonuclear signaling and neuronal migration factor has translation MGTAVSKRKNLRNDAISSVAAKVRAARAFGEYIHTHPENRNGSDHLLSDTLIGHDSDSPESLCAQNNNLHKYSLQDSSNPRLINPALGLLEPPPPTTSSKSRLSLERSFSAEEDQQKCVECSLQPARVYTITGESGMLGTSRGSKENLELEVLKEALDQPSSSSSPTQHHRHHGPGGASGNHHHHISSGGVGSGATNHQLTSVAGTSHHHHGPAHHHHHLSQPLQGSVSAHNIRGWGEGKECGLACEACPGTPSRSQGSLDLESSTREAGKQHRPPLERMCSVDRVTGQERDDNTWFPKENMFSFQTATTTMQAISAFRSLAERKRRKRAVESVAVIQRNFRKHLRMVGSRRIKAQTFAERRTKSFNRSWSDPTPVKQDSLHDSKDSGELQTTCCTPDEGGCEDRDWEDDREMERLACEGDDFIPPKIMLISSKVPKAEYVPTIIRRDDPSIIPILYDHEHATFDDILEEIEKRLTAYRKGSKIWRMMIFCQGGPGHLYLLKNKVATFAKVEKEEDMSQFWKRLSRFMSKLNPEPNLIHIMGCYVLGNPNGEKLFQKLKNLMRPYSVTFESPLELSAQGKEMIEMYFDFRLFRLWKTRQHSKLHDYEDLL, from the exons AGCAGCCCGAGCATTTGGAGAGTATATTCACACTCATCCTGAGAACCGCAACGGATCAG ATCACTTACTCTCTGACACCCTCATTGGCCACGACTCTGACTCCCCAGAAAGCCTGTGCGCCCAGAACAACAACCTCCACAAATACTCTCTTCAGGATTCCAGCAACCCTAGACTGATCAACCCCGCTCTCGGCCTCCTGGAACCTCCCCCTCCGACCACATCCTCCAAGAGCCGGCTGTCGCTCGAGCGAAGCTTCTCAGCAGAGGAGGACCAGCAGAAGTGTGTGGAGTGCTCCCTGCAGCCTGCCCGGGTCTACACCATCACCGGAGAGAGCGGCATGTTGGGGACCAGCCGGGGGAGCAAGGAGAACCTGGAGCTTGAGGTTCTGAAGGAGGCGCTCGACCAACCCTCCAGTTCCTCGTCTCCAACGCAGCATCATCGCCACCATGGACCCGGAGGTGCGAGTGGTAACCACCACCATCACATCAGCAGCGGCGGAGTAGGAAGCGGGGCGACCAACCATCAACTCACCAGTGTCGCCGGAACATCCCATCATCACCATGGACCTGCTCATCACCACCACCACCTCTCCCAGCCTCTGCAGGGCTCGGTCAGTGCGCACAACATCCGCGGCTGGGGGGAGGGAAAGGAATGTGGCCTTGCATGCGAGGCCTGTCCAGGGACACCGTCGCGCAGCCAGGGCTCGCTGGACCTGGAGAGCAGCACCCGAGAGGCAGGCAAGCAGCACCGGCCACCACTAGAGCGGATGTGCAGTGTGGACCGGGTGACTGGGCAGGAGCGAG ATGACAACACTTGGTTCCCTAAAGAGAACATGTTCAGCTTTCAGACAGCTACCACAACCATGCAGGC GATTTC GGCTTTCCGGAGTCtagcagagagaaagaggagaaagAGGGCGGTGGAGTCAGTTGCCGTCATCCAGAG GAACTTCCGGAAGCATTTAAGAATGGTGGGCAGCAGAAGAATAAAAGCACAAA CGTTTGCAGAACGCAGGACGAAGAGTTTCAACCGATCCTGGAGCGATCCGACACCTGTCAAACAAGACTCCCTACACGACTCAAAAGACA GTGGAGAATTGCAGACCACCTGCTGTACTCCGGATGAGGGAGGATGCGAGGACCGGGACTGGGAGGATGATAGAGAGATGGAGAGACTGGCGTGTGAGGGCGACGACTTCATCCCACCTAAAATTATG cTGATATCGTCTAAAGTTCCCAAAGCGGAATATGTTCCCACCATCATTCGTCGGGACGATCCTTCTATAATACCGATCCTATAT GATCACGAGCATGCTACGTTTGACGATATTTTGG AAGAGATTGAGAAGAGATTGACGGCCTACAGAAAAGGCTCCAAGATCTGGCGGATGATGATCTTCTGTCAG GGTGGCCCGGGGCATCTTTACCTACTAAAGAATAAAGTGGCCACCTTTGCCAAGGTCGAGAAAGAGGAGGACATGAGCCA GTTTTGGAAACGCCTAAGCCGGTTTATGAGTAAATTAAATCCAGAGCCAAACTTGATCCACATCATGGGCTGTTACGTCTTGGGCAATCCGAATGGAGAAAAG CTGTTCCAGAAACTGAAGAACTTAATGAGGCCTTATTCTGTCACGTTCGAGTCGCCACTGGAGCTCTCCGCTCAGG gcAAGGAGATGATCGAGATGTACTTCGACTTCCGTTTGTTCAGGCTTTGGAAAACTCGTCAGCACTCCAAACTCCACGACTACGAAGATCTGTTGTGA